A genome region from Frankineae bacterium MT45 includes the following:
- a CDS encoding two-component system, chemotaxis family, response regulator CheB, whose product MRNARVMVVDDSAVIRRLISDTLTEHPQIEIVASAANGQLALDALETTPVDVIVLDIEMPVLDGVNTVRALRRSGRHMPVIMFSTLTERGARITFDALAAGATDYVTKPAHSNSIEESRNNVRMNLIPRVLALTGVAPWAEPGSPGSGSRPATAALAAPATSEQPAAPTNSAGDAPVESVAPIAPAAPQSRPVPPAASPSPGTPTRAARPSPARPGLSATQPSNTRVFPPVAVRPGAPIGSAAAGSAGTGARSPQNSPQNSTPKRAASGGGARVKLVVIGTSTGGPEALNNVLPLLPASFPVPILIVQHMPPIFTQLLAERLDRVCKLSVRESAGGELLAPGSVYIAPGDLHMEVDVSGPNAYTKLGGGAPENFCRPAVDVLFRSAAKAYGSGVLGVVLTGMGSDGARGAAAIRAAGGQVVAQDQASSVVWGMPGAVAADGLAEELLDVHLIADAIQRRISPLASPHSVTSPVNAAQPVAVRRSNT is encoded by the coding sequence ATGCGAAACGCGAGAGTGATGGTGGTGGATGACTCCGCAGTCATCCGCCGGCTGATCTCCGACACGCTCACCGAGCACCCGCAGATCGAGATCGTCGCCTCGGCGGCCAACGGGCAGCTGGCGCTGGACGCACTTGAGACGACGCCGGTGGACGTGATCGTCCTCGACATCGAGATGCCCGTCCTGGACGGGGTGAACACCGTCCGCGCCCTGCGCCGCTCGGGACGTCACATGCCGGTGATCATGTTCAGCACCCTTACCGAACGCGGTGCTCGCATCACCTTCGACGCGCTCGCCGCCGGGGCCACCGACTACGTCACGAAGCCGGCTCACTCCAACAGCATCGAGGAGTCGCGCAACAACGTCCGGATGAACCTCATCCCACGAGTCCTCGCTCTCACCGGCGTGGCACCGTGGGCGGAGCCGGGCAGTCCCGGTTCGGGCTCCCGCCCGGCCACCGCCGCCCTCGCGGCACCGGCGACGTCTGAGCAGCCCGCAGCGCCGACCAACTCCGCCGGTGACGCCCCAGTCGAGTCCGTGGCACCAATCGCACCCGCTGCCCCGCAGTCGCGTCCCGTACCGCCAGCCGCATCACCGTCCCCCGGGACGCCGACGCGGGCGGCCCGTCCGTCGCCGGCGCGCCCCGGTTTGTCAGCGACACAACCATCGAACACCCGGGTCTTCCCGCCCGTGGCGGTACGTCCGGGTGCCCCGATCGGCTCAGCGGCCGCCGGGTCAGCTGGGACCGGGGCACGCTCGCCTCAGAACTCGCCTCAGAATTCGACCCCGAAACGCGCCGCCTCCGGCGGCGGAGCCCGGGTCAAGCTGGTCGTCATCGGCACCTCAACCGGTGGCCCGGAGGCGCTGAACAACGTGTTACCGCTGCTGCCGGCGAGCTTCCCGGTGCCGATCCTGATCGTTCAGCACATGCCGCCGATCTTCACCCAGTTGCTCGCCGAGCGGCTGGACCGGGTCTGCAAGTTGAGTGTGCGCGAGTCGGCCGGCGGCGAGCTGCTGGCCCCCGGAAGCGTCTACATCGCACCGGGTGACCTGCACATGGAGGTCGACGTATCCGGCCCGAATGCCTATACAAAGCTTGGGGGAGGGGCGCCGGAGAACTTCTGCCGCCCAGCCGTGGATGTGCTTTTCCGCTCGGCGGCCAAGGCTTACGGTTCCGGGGTGCTCGGGGTTGTCCTCACTGGTATGGGGAGCGACGGTGCTCGGGGGGCCGCGGCGATTCGCGCGGCCGGCGGGCAGGTAGTCGCACAGGACCAGGCAAGCTCAGTGGTCTGGGGAATGCCCGGTGCAGTGGCCGCGGACGGTCTCGCCGAGGAATTGCTTGACGTTCATCTCATCGCCGATGCGATCCAGCGTCGGATCTCACCCCTAGCGTCGCCCCACTCAGTCACCTCACCGGTGAATGCGGCGCAACCAGTAGCAGTTAGGCGGAGCAACACCTAA